The following proteins are co-located in the Atribacterota bacterium genome:
- a CDS encoding 2-hydroxyacyl-CoA dehydratase family protein: MGNIINSDLKDRIIISLAQSSFTYKLIRKVGSYYFRKSDSSFLFWLNFYTRQLEIAYQQKKPVVWASIFTPSELLYALDLIPLYPEMISASVASLNLADYFIETAESNFYSPDLCSFYRVASGMSLKNCLPRPDMVISTSLLCDGSVKFFQNVSRYYGCDYYLIDPPYERNQGSRKYLVNELKKLVQWVSKRTNEQFSSIKLRKALELANQSTLLIKKINQIREKVPAPLSGWNALAYQLYMYFASLGSRDGLNFYELLAREVKNNAIQDKGVVERECIRILWLHQLRPYYPNIIWQIMLDYKAVIAFEEINQVFWLEYDLTQPFSGLADKILANPGAGSLSRRISSIENLIKKYKIDGVIHFNQRGCRQSCGGASMIKDYLKAKGIPMFILDGDGIDKRNYSEGQTRTRLEAFFEILSQNR, from the coding sequence TTGGGTAATATAATAAATAGTGATTTAAAAGATAGAATCATCATATCCTTAGCTCAGAGCTCCTTCACCTATAAACTTATTAGGAAAGTAGGAAGTTATTATTTTAGAAAATCCGATAGTAGTTTCTTGTTCTGGTTAAATTTTTATACCAGGCAATTGGAAATAGCTTATCAGCAAAAGAAACCGGTAGTGTGGGCTAGTATATTTACTCCTTCCGAATTACTTTATGCTCTGGATCTTATTCCCCTATACCCGGAAATGATTTCTGCTTCAGTAGCTTCTCTTAATCTGGCAGATTATTTTATAGAGACAGCTGAATCTAATTTTTATTCGCCGGATTTATGTTCTTTTTACCGGGTTGCCAGTGGGATGTCTTTGAAAAATTGTCTTCCCAGACCAGATATGGTAATTTCTACTTCATTGTTATGCGATGGTTCAGTAAAATTCTTTCAAAATGTTAGCAGATATTATGGTTGTGATTACTATTTGATTGACCCACCATATGAAAGGAATCAAGGTTCTCGAAAATATTTAGTCAATGAATTAAAAAAATTAGTTCAATGGGTAAGCAAAAGAACTAATGAACAGTTTTCTTCGATTAAACTTAGAAAAGCTCTCGAATTAGCTAATCAAAGCACATTGCTGATTAAAAAAATTAACCAGATAAGGGAAAAGGTTCCTGCTCCATTATCTGGTTGGAATGCGCTTGCTTATCAGTTATATATGTATTTTGCTTCTTTGGGTTCAAGGGATGGATTGAATTTTTATGAATTACTAGCCCGGGAAGTAAAAAACAATGCAATCCAGGATAAAGGTGTTGTTGAGAGGGAGTGTATTCGAATTTTATGGTTACACCAGTTAAGACCCTACTATCCAAATATTATCTGGCAGATTATGTTAGATTATAAGGCTGTGATTGCTTTTGAAGAAATAAACCAGGTATTTTGGTTAGAATATGACCTTACTCAACCCTTTTCAGGTTTAGCAGACAAGATATTAGCCAATCCAGGCGCAGGATCTTTAAGTCGTCGCATTTCATCTATTGAAAATCTGATTAAGAAATATAAAATTGATGGAGTAATTCATTTTAATCAAAGGGGATGTCGCCAGAGTTGTGGGGGAGCTTCCATGATAAAAGATTATTTGAAGGCAAAGGGAATTCCTATGTTTATTCTGGACGGGGATGGCATAGATAAGCGCAATTACTCAGAAGGACAAACCAGAACAAGATTAGAAGCCTTTTTTGAAATTCTCAGTCAAAATAGATAA
- a CDS encoding acyl-CoA dehydratase activase, producing MVVAGIDIGAITTKVVLMNEQKIESYVVIKSRVGINQNARECFEQVLQNSGYQRKEVTSIVATGYGRINVPFAHKCITEITCHAKGAYWLNPAVRTIIDIGGQDSKVISISESGQVIDFMMNDKCAAGTGRFLEVMAQALEVALEDLGDLSLQSKKKVHISSMCTVFAESEVISLIADGYRKEDIIRGLHEAITNRIYSMVVRLPITDVIALTGGVAKNRGIILSFKKKIKKKLYLPPEPQIVGAIGAALLAHDLAK from the coding sequence ATGGTCGTAGCTGGTATAGACATCGGTGCTATAACTACTAAAGTAGTATTGATGAATGAGCAGAAAATTGAAAGCTATGTTGTTATAAAAAGTAGAGTGGGAATAAATCAGAATGCCAGAGAATGCTTTGAACAGGTATTACAGAATTCCGGTTATCAAAGAAAAGAGGTAACTTCTATTGTGGCAACTGGTTATGGCAGAATAAATGTACCATTCGCCCATAAGTGTATAACAGAAATTACCTGCCACGCCAAAGGAGCTTACTGGCTCAATCCAGCTGTACGCACTATAATTGATATAGGTGGTCAAGATAGCAAAGTTATCTCTATTTCTGAGAGTGGACAGGTTATTGACTTTATGATGAATGATAAATGTGCCGCAGGGACTGGTAGATTTCTGGAAGTAATGGCTCAAGCTTTAGAAGTAGCGCTGGAAGATTTAGGAGACCTTTCTTTGCAATCAAAAAAGAAAGTACATATTAGTTCTATGTGTACCGTATTTGCAGAATCTGAGGTTATATCACTGATTGCGGATGGTTATCGAAAAGAAGATATTATTCGCGGATTGCATGAAGCAATTACCAATCGCATATATTCTATGGTAGTTCGCTTACCTATTACAGATGTTATAGCCTTAACCGGTGGGGTAGCTAAAAACAGGGGAATAATACTAAGCTTTAAAAAGAAAATAAAGAAAAAATTGTATCTACCTCCTGAACCTCAAATAGTAGGAGCTATAGGCGCTGCTCTGCTTGCTCATGATTTAGCAAAATAA
- the pgsW gene encoding poly-gamma-glutamate system protein, which yields MRNWIKCKVSIKYLTLIFIIVVTGLVLTESSKVKTVTPYYQLQYQAAKIMSESLEAIREEREARGILINNQLDPNRTGLIGEEYTQLTTTLGNLSAKRTSTNPDFAALMVKYFQQADLKSGDIIAVGSSGSFPALILATFTACKVMEITPISIYAIGASEYGATIPDFTFIDMLEILNQRNIINYKLAAVSMGGNQDQAEGMFFQDSKKTIEDIAEQSHITFINTGSLIGNIQERLKIYREEAEGNVIELFVNIGGASANFGDSLASITFPNGLVQGGLEIPALAERGLIFEFLAAGIPVVHLLNIRDLAIKNRLPLDPIPLPEIGQSEIYFEHKYQKEIIILTIFIVISFIIYLKKAKIIM from the coding sequence ATGAGAAATTGGATTAAATGTAAGGTATCTATAAAATATTTGACATTGATTTTTATTATTGTTGTTACAGGATTGGTTTTAACTGAAAGTTCTAAAGTAAAGACAGTGACTCCTTATTATCAATTACAATATCAGGCAGCAAAAATTATGTCAGAATCTTTAGAGGCTATCCGAGAAGAAAGAGAAGCGAGAGGAATACTTATCAATAATCAATTAGATCCCAACAGAACCGGATTAATTGGTGAAGAATATACCCAATTGACCACCACTCTGGGTAATCTTAGTGCCAAAAGGACTTCTACCAATCCTGATTTTGCTGCCTTAATGGTGAAATATTTTCAGCAGGCTGACTTAAAATCCGGTGATATCATAGCTGTTGGTTCCAGTGGCTCATTTCCTGCCTTAATCCTGGCTACTTTTACGGCATGCAAGGTTATGGAGATTACTCCCATCTCCATCTATGCTATAGGAGCTTCTGAGTATGGAGCCACTATTCCTGATTTTACTTTTATTGATATGCTGGAGATTTTAAATCAGAGAAACATTATCAATTATAAACTGGCAGCAGTTTCTATGGGAGGTAATCAAGATCAGGCAGAAGGGATGTTTTTCCAGGATTCTAAGAAAACTATTGAGGACATTGCTGAGCAATCACATATTACATTTATTAATACCGGTAGTTTAATAGGCAATATTCAAGAAAGGTTAAAAATTTATCGGGAAGAAGCAGAAGGGAATGTGATTGAATTATTTGTCAATATTGGAGGAGCCTCTGCCAATTTTGGAGATAGCCTTGCCTCTATTACTTTTCCTAATGGTCTAGTGCAGGGAGGTCTGGAAATTCCTGCTCTTGCAGAAAGAGGATTAATATTTGAATTTTTAGCTGCAGGGATTCCCGTAGTTCATCTCTTAAATATTCGAGATTTAGCTATAAAAAATCGCCTTCCCCTGGATCCCATCCCCTTACCGGAAATTGGTCAATCCGAAATATACTTCGAACATAAATATCAAAAAGAGATTATTATATTAACAATTTTTATAGTCATCAGCTTTATAATATACTTAAAAAAAGCAAAAATAATTATGTAA
- a CDS encoding histidine phosphatase family protein has translation MSKNHRDRTKIILVRHGECQGNREGLFRGRSDFPLNELGFLQAKELAAEMSLYQPIKIFTSPLLRAKQTAQVIGQQCHAEIEVNEGINNIELGPWEGQAKQFIAQQYSEEWKIWLREPEKLTVPGIETLDQVQQRARKELDKIRKDFDGKTVLIVSHRAVLKPLIASCLEMSKPYFWRIHMDTAAYTILHYARWSGYTLVQLNQNRHLSEFISEWE, from the coding sequence GTGAGTAAGAATCATAGAGATAGAACAAAGATCATTCTGGTTCGCCATGGAGAATGTCAGGGTAACAGAGAAGGCCTATTTCGCGGAAGAAGTGATTTTCCCTTAAATGAGCTTGGATTTCTTCAAGCAAAAGAATTAGCTGCTGAGATGAGCTTATATCAACCAATTAAGATATTTACCAGCCCCCTCTTACGTGCCAAACAAACTGCACAGGTTATTGGTCAACAATGCCACGCTGAAATTGAAGTAAATGAGGGAATAAATAATATTGAATTGGGTCCCTGGGAAGGACAGGCTAAACAATTTATTGCACAGCAATACTCCGAAGAATGGAAAATATGGTTACGCGAGCCAGAAAAACTAACCGTCCCCGGTATTGAAACTTTAGATCAGGTTCAGCAAAGAGCTAGAAAAGAACTGGATAAAATTAGAAAGGATTTTGATGGCAAGACAGTGCTTATCGTTTCCCATCGTGCTGTCTTAAAGCCCTTAATAGCATCCTGTCTGGAAATGAGCAAACCTTATTTCTGGCGTATTCATATGGACACTGCGGCTTATACCATTTTACACTATGCAAGGTGGAGTGGCTATACCCTGGTCCAATTAAATCAAAACAGGCATCTCAGTGAATTTATTTCTGAGTGGGAATAA